GAGAATCCAGAAACTCTAGAGATCGGGATAACTGGAACCGTAACAACCAAAACAGAGTAGTCAGACTTCGTAATGGTGACATTAGATATCCTAATGGGCAAATTATTCCTGCTAGATCCATAGCCAGACTGCGTAATCAAGGTTACTACAGACTTCCCAACGGAGATGTTCTTCTTCCCAGTCAGGAAATTGTTCCTGCTGGAAGATTAATTAGAGTGCATGATGATTATTTCAGACTTCCTAGTGGACTGGTACTGCAAATAAACCTTTAAAACACTCTTAACTCCAAACAATTGTCAGTATAAAGACTACCAGGCTATAGTTTTAGCCATAAACAACCAGCTTGGTAGCCATTCTTTTTAGACACAATGGACATGAAAGTTGATACACCAAATACCGTAGATTCATCAGTTTCGCTTCCAGAGGTCAAGAAAAAAAAGGGCAGACCTAATTGGCTGTCTTGGCTAATTGCTTTTTGCCTTTTGGGTGGAATTGGCTATGCAATTTATTATCAAGTCGCTGTTGTTTCCCAGCAACAAGCCAGCCGTCGGGTGCTGACAAAACCCGTACAAAGACAGAGTTTAACGATCGCAGTTTCAGCGAACGGAACAGTGAAGCCTGAGCGGTCAATCAACCTCAGTCCGAAAAATTCAGGCATCCTGAAAAGTCTGTTGGCGAAGGAAGGGGATCTTGTTAAACAAGGACAGATTGTAGCTTACATGGATGATTCCAACCTGCGGGGGCAACTAGTCTCTGCTCAAGGACAATTGGCACAAGCCGAGGCGAATTTGCAAAAAGCGATCGCCGGGAATCGCCCTCAAGATATTGCTCAAGCACAGGGATCGTTAGACGAAGCCGAAGCAAATCTGCAAAAGGCACAAGCAGGGAATCGCTCTCAAGATATTGGCCAAGCACAGGCACGTTTGCAAAGCGCTCAAGCCACCCTTCGCCAAGCAGAAGATGATTTGGTTCGTAATCAACAGCTTTATAACGCAGGTGGTATTTCCCTTCAGACTCTTAACCAAAAACGTGCTACTCGCGACAGCGCCCAAGCTAGTGTAAATGAAGCACAGCAAGCATTAGGGTTACAAAAAGCCGGGTCACGTCCAGAAGACATCAAGCAAGCAATAGCTGTGGTGAAGCAGAGACAGCAAGCTTTAGCACTTTTGAAAGCCGGAACGCGCCAAGAAGATATTAACGCCGCCCGCGCCCAAGTAACATCTGCTCGTGGTTCACTGCAAAACATCCAAGCCGAAATCAATGACACGATTATTCGTGCCCCTTTTGATGGTGTAGTGACAAAGAAGTATGCCGATCCTGGCGCTTTCGTGACACCCACAACTGCTAGTAGTGATGTAGCTTCTTCTTCTTCTTCTTCTATCTTGTCTCTAGCTTCAACAAATGAAGTTGTCGCAAATTTAGCGGAAACAAATATTTCCAAAATCCGCCTTGGTCAAGAAGTTTCGATTACAGCAGATGCCTACCCAGGAAAAACTTTTGAAGGTAAAGTCAGCCAAATCGCTGCCCAAGCAGTAGTAGAACAAAATGTTACCAGTTTTGAAGTGAGAGTATCACTTTCAGACCCTCAAAGACTACTGCGGTCTGGGATGAATGCGGAAGCAGATTTTCAAGTCGGTCAAGTTGAAAATGCTTTAGTAGTTCCAACCGCGTCGGTAGTGCGCCAAGAAAATGCCACAGGTGTGTATGTGGCTGGAGCAGATAGCAAACCTGTTTTTACTCGTATTGAGACTGGTGTTACCGCGAATAACTTTACCGAAGTTAAATCTGGATTGACAGGAGACGAGAGAGTATTACTCAGTTTCCCACCAGGATCGCGTCCGCAATCAACACCACGAGGAGGAGTTTTCCCTGGTCTAGGAGGAGGCGGGGGAGCCGGTGGTGGCAGTCGTTCAGGCGGTGGTGGCGGTGGTCGTTCAGGCGGTGGTTCCTCTTAGTGAATTTTATTTTTAAC
This Nostoc sp. KVJ3 DNA region includes the following protein-coding sequences:
- a CDS encoding efflux RND transporter periplasmic adaptor subunit, encoding MKVDTPNTVDSSVSLPEVKKKKGRPNWLSWLIAFCLLGGIGYAIYYQVAVVSQQQASRRVLTKPVQRQSLTIAVSANGTVKPERSINLSPKNSGILKSLLAKEGDLVKQGQIVAYMDDSNLRGQLVSAQGQLAQAEANLQKAIAGNRPQDIAQAQGSLDEAEANLQKAQAGNRSQDIGQAQARLQSAQATLRQAEDDLVRNQQLYNAGGISLQTLNQKRATRDSAQASVNEAQQALGLQKAGSRPEDIKQAIAVVKQRQQALALLKAGTRQEDINAARAQVTSARGSLQNIQAEINDTIIRAPFDGVVTKKYADPGAFVTPTTASSDVASSSSSSILSLASTNEVVANLAETNISKIRLGQEVSITADAYPGKTFEGKVSQIAAQAVVEQNVTSFEVRVSLSDPQRLLRSGMNAEADFQVGQVENALVVPTASVVRQENATGVYVAGADSKPVFTRIETGVTANNFTEVKSGLTGDERVLLSFPPGSRPQSTPRGGVFPGLGGGGGAGGGSRSGGGGGGRSGGGSS